Proteins encoded in a region of the Takifugu flavidus isolate HTHZ2018 chromosome 10, ASM371156v2, whole genome shotgun sequence genome:
- the fam110d gene encoding protein FAM110C → MKPLTPIGSPSPLRLLNKGPDYLRRQIDGGGHGRTISAVERLEADKAKYVKSQQVINTKQEPVLVPCATPPPQPRRGVSLPGNVTPRLPPRSSTTPFSTTSGSLTPRDENENDDSRKENRRTSVDIEVHNRSNVSFGMPPIPRTPGGNSLVAPHSAPVLRRSSGKRMMRPDSLVIYRQKKECKSPSGGTVGENNNMEVKGYSFVRRLFQGSMREKGGGSETRLQKMVISEERTSRDGDSRMSWTNDKDIVDGGAGSRRSSKTERERSPESLPSHAFGSTLERTRIGFRNGANEGAKTVATNGNHSSNPDDDADDDPWKRASPQPAARRKFGELRRSKSDLRLRCSVALSEQEHFFDFCGLDMDMIQRLGRENFLSGASSIDTLSLALRSVVGDGCGGSEPSEFSRHSGDGLFEEELAEQLPTGVSIIERNARVIKWLYGCKNAAEEGPKESTV, encoded by the coding sequence ATGAAACCCCTGACTCCAATCGGCTCCCCCTCGCCTCTGAGGCTCCTCAATAAAGGTCCTGATTACTTGCGTAGGCAGATAGATGGCGGAGGCCATGGCCGCACAATCAGTGCTGTGGAAAGACTCGAGGCGGACAAAGCTAAATATGTTAAGAGTCAGCAGGTGATCAACACCAAACAAGAGCCTGTGCTAGTGCCCTGTGCTACTCCACCACCACAACCGCGTCGAGGTGTATCCCTTCCTGGCAATGTGACACCTCGTCTTCCCCCGCGGTCATCTACCACCCCCTTCTCCACCACGTCTGGCTCCCTAACCCCgagagatgaaaatgaaaatgatgacTCCAGGAAAGAGAACAGACGGACTTCTGTTGACATTGAGGTGCACAACAGGAGCAACGTGAGCTTTGGAATGCCTCCTATCCCCAGGACTCCAGGGGGCAACAGCTTGGTAGCACCCCACAGTGCCCCTGTGCTCCGGAGAAGTTCAGGCAAACGCATGATGAGGCCGGACTCGCTTGTTATCTACAGACAGAAGAAAGAGTGCAAGAGCCCCAGCGGTGGGACGGTCGGAGAGAATAACAACATGGAAGTAAAAGGTTATAGTTTTGTCCGCCGCCTCTTTCAGGGATCAATGAGGGAGAAGGGTGGCGGCAGTGAAACCAGACTCCAGAAGATGGTAATCAGTGAAGAAAGAACATCAAGGGACGGAGACTCCCGCATGTCTTGGACCAATGATAAAGACATCGTGGACGGAGGAGCGGGAAGCCGAAGGTCGAGTAAAACGGAGCGAGAGCGCAGCCCAGAATCTTTACCAAGCCACGCGTTTGGCTCTACACTTGAACGGACTAGGATTGGATTTCGGAACGGTGCCAATGAAGGTGCAAAGACTGTAGCCACTAATGGCAACCACTCAAGTAACCCCGATGACGACGCCGACGACGACCCGTGGAAACGAGCGTCACCCCAACCAGCGGCCAGAAGGAAGTTTGGGGAGCTACGGCGCTCCAAGTCAGACTTGCGTCTGCGTTGCTCAGTTGCTTTATCAGAGCAGGAGCATTTCTTTGACTTTTGTGGGCTGGACATGGACATGATACAGCGTCTGGGTCGCGAGAATTTCCTTTCTGGTGCCAGCTCCATAGACACGCTCTCACTGGCCCTGCGCAGTGTGGTTGGCGATGGCTGCGGTGGCTCTGAGCCCAGTGAGTTCTCCCGGCACTCAGGAGATGGACTGTttgaggaggagctggctgaGCAGCTTCCAACCGGTGTGTCAATCATTGAGAGGAATGCTCGGGTCATTAAGTGGCTTTACGGGTGTAAGAACGCTGCTGAAGAGGGACCCAAAGAGTCCACTGTTTAA